The genomic segment ACCAAGGAGCAATCTGCGCTTGGTTGTCGGGCAATGCTAATCGTTTGGTTGTTACTCACACTGCTGGCAGTCCCGTCGGAGTTGTGCTGCCGCGAGGCGCAGGGAGTCCAATGGCAGCCCGTGAAGTTGTTGTTCTCGACAAGGTTGCGCCGCAAAGCGGTCTCTGCTTCCGAGTCACAACCGCCTATCCCAAATGACCGACCGGAAACTCAACAACCTTGTTCAGTTCTTCGGGGCTTGCTTCCATCAAGATTGGCGCCTTGATGCCCCAACACCCGAAGCTGTGATTGAACGATTCCTCGACAAGAACCCGGCAGAGGAGGTTCAAAAAGTTGTCGTAGAACTCGACGAACTCCTTTCGCTGTCGTTACCCGAGGACGAACTCAGGCGGATGTTGCATGAGGAGTTGCTTTGCTACTACCTGCCAACGGAAACTCCCATTCGCAATTGGCTGGCGCAACTTCGGACTTCGCTGGCCGGTGAACACTGAACCTAACGCCGGTGTCCCGCCAAACGGTGAGAAGGAATCTGTCTCGCCTGAT from the Verrucomicrobiia bacterium genome contains:
- a CDS encoding contact-dependent growth inhibition system immunity protein; translated protein: MTDRKLNNLVQFFGACFHQDWRLDAPTPEAVIERFLDKNPAEEVQKVVVELDELLSLSLPEDELRRMLHEELLCYYLPTETPIRNWLAQLRTSLAGEH